CATCTGCTATGAGCTCAGATGAGGGTGAGCACAAAAGCTAGACTCTTCCCCCTTCCCTGCACGACCATGTCAGCATCGACACAGAAGTTGGGGAAGTAAGGTTTGTGAAGTCAGGTGAAATCCCTTTCACCACAGGATTATGGGAGAGAAACAAGGAGAGGGCGGGGGTGGGCGGGTAGCCTTCCTCCTACTAAAACAGCCGAGAGGAAGGAAGCAAATGGGCATGGGGAATGCGCTCAGCAGGCCAGAGGGCAAAGGGCCTGCACTGATGGTCTGGATGCTAGGGCGACATGGAAGAACTAATCCGGTCTCCAAGCTCTGCTATTTGGCAGGCACTGAAGGAAACGTCCCTGTCTCTATGCGTAAGAGCCTGGATCCTGCTGACCCCTGGACCCTGAGGAATACCCAAGGGTCTCCCCTGGAATCAACATGAGGATCGGCTGGGGTCAGCAGGGCAAACCCAGCGGGCATGCCAGCTCCCCCTCCCCTGTGGGTACATCCCAGGGTTTCACAGCTTGGCTTCAGTCAGCTTAGTGTTGGCACATTCACAGAATGAGATGGCTACACATCCTGGGGCTGCAGGCCCAGGATCAGCGAGTCTGCGGGGAGGGCCGCCCTCCGTCCCGTCACCGTGACTGCACACCCAGGGTGATCTTCAGGTTCTCGTATACCACGTAGCTGATGCTCACGGCAGGGATCACCTTCATGAAGTTGGGGGCTAGCCCTCGGTACAGACCAAAGGCCCCTTCGGTCCGCAGGATCTGTTTGAAGAGGCTGCTCATGGTCACCTCCGGCGCACCCTCAATGGAAGCTGCAATGAGAGATGCCACCCACCCATCAGGTGCCTTTCCTCAGCACCTCCCTAGATCCCAGCCTGCTCCCTGGTGAGATGGGCCCCTGGGGACTGGCCCAGGACCAGCCTTACCTTGTGCCTGCATCCGGGTCCTGACCAGGGCCAGTGGGTAACTGGCCAGCTGTCCACAAGTGCTGGACATGGTACCGCAGGCTAGGAGCACAAACACGCCAGGGTCTGCACTGTTTACTGCGTAGCGCTGCAGCCAGGCATTCTTAAGTGTctggaagagggaaggaggggtAAGCTATGGCACTGGTGACCCCCAGGGAGTGTGTAAGGCAGTGGGTGGCTGCAGGGGAGTTACTGGGCCCGCACAGGAGGCCACTACGTGGGCCCATGGGATCCGGGGTCCCTGTCGCCTTACTCATTCGGCCTGCCTACCCTTTGCCTTTGCTGTCAGTGGGGAGTCTTGGACAGGCCAGGAAGTGGGCATGAGTTAGAGGGAGCACCTCCTTCCCCACTGACATAAAGCCTGACTTCTGTGGTCTAGAGTCTGCTCAGGGGCCCAGTGAGCCTTGAAGGCCATTGTGTTCTGGAGATCTGCTACTGGGTTGTGGGGGTCGGGGAGGCAGGGCTCAGGGAGCTAGGCTGGGGCTGCAGGGGGCAGGCAGTGTGACAAGCACCCTCCTGCCAGATCCTTGCAGTAAACAGACAAATCTATAAGGAGACCCAGTCTTTGGTGGTGTTACTTGTACTGTCCATCCCCAGTGCCTAAGCAGAGAGGAGACAGGACTATTTGGAGCTAATGGGTGGGGGCTTGGGTGGCAGTGGGCTCTGAAGGTCTTCAGCTTGTTCAAGGGGACTCACCTCATAGACAGCTAGGTCTATCCCGGCATAGGGGATGATCCCCAGCATGTTGGGGACGTAGCCTTTGTAGAAGGCAGCTATCCCCTCTTTGGCCAGGATCTTCCTTGCACAGTCCAGCATGCCCGAGTACTGGCCTGTCTTCCGCAGGGCCATCCGGGTCTTCAGAACCTGCAGAACCAGAGAGGAGGACGGGAAGCATGAGCACGGCCCACTCCTCACCCCCAGCCTCTGCTCCCACAGGCACTGTCCCAGGCCCAGGACCTCGGTGGCCCCTCACCTCCATGGGGTAGATGCTGCTCTGAGCAATGGCACCTGCCAAGGACCCTGCCACAAGCCTCTCATGAATCCTCAGAGTCTCCTGGTCACTACCGACAAGACGCTTGATCTAGAAGAGGTAACAAACCAACAAACTGATGCATCCAGGGACCACAGCCTCTGCTCCCACGCAGCCTTTTCGAGCCAGGCACGTGGAAAGCTGGGAAGGACCTTATCTGTGACCTGGCGTCTCTGGAACATTTTCTGCTACCCAGAAATGGAAAGAGTTGGCCCCAAGTGGAACTGGTGGCAGAGTGGAGTCAGAACCAGACTTCCCACCTCCCACATCCCCTGGGTACAGTGACTTGCTCCCAGCTTCTGGGAATCAGCAGAGTGGGGACTTTGTCCAGGGGACACTCAGTCCACAGCAGACAATGGGGATTCTTCTGGGGAGCCCGGTCCTCACCTGCTCATATGCCATGAATTTGATAGCCGACTCAGGGGCAATTTTGAGGACGTTGATGCCGTTGCCCCGCCAGAGCGACCTGACCCCTCCCTCTCGAATCATCTGGGTAAATCCTCCAATGATGCACATGTTGTTGGTGCGGGAGGCATGGACCTGAGGGGGAGGCAAGGCTCTCAGCATCCGGCATGGCAGCTCTTAACCCCCACCGATCACGGGCATCCAGAAGGCTCTGCCCTCTCGGCATTCTGAAGACCAACTCAGATTGTGAGACTCAAACAAGACTAACGTGGGTTCAACTAGTTTTTACCACACCTCACGGCGTGCCAGCATTGTGCCAAACACCTCAAggactgctttaaaaaaaaaaaaaaaaaaatcgagctTTCTATTATGGAAGAGTATatacaaaagtagagagaatTCTCTAAGGAGCCTGGAGAATTATCCAACCATGGCCACTCTAAATCCCCTGCTGCTGCACTCCTGCTCAATTACTTTAAAGCAAGTCCCAGGCATTGTAGCATCTTGCCCGAGGATTACTTTTAATCTCTACAACATTCCTGGGAAttctgtttaaaaaacaaaactgattaGGCAATGTTTTTAAGTCCCTTAATTCCAGAGAGGAATGGAAGTCTCAAAGGTGATGCGACTTGTCGAAAATTACACAGCTGGGAAGTCAGGGAGCTGGGATAGGAACACAGGTCTGCCTCCGTTGCTTTAATGCAATATGGGGAGTTCACATCCAGCCATCAACAGACTTCAGAGCAAGGGAGGCCCAGGAGGGTAAACGCGGAAGGGATAAAAATGACGCCTTGCCCAAGAAAGCTCCTGACACACAGAGCGCTAGAACAGAGGGGTGAGGGAGTGACTGGCCACTGCTCAGAGAGACATCAAAGTCCAACAGACCGTCCTCAGGAAGGTCTATTTCACAATTCTGCCTCTGACATCAGCCTGGCTTACCTCTGCCCTGTGGACATGGAATTGAGTACCCAGCCAAGGTAACGGGGCTGTTCCAACTGGAATCTGGGTCAGGTGAGGACCTATGCACACCTGACCCACCATGTAGAGCCCTATGAGATGTGCTTAAGGAAAGAGGTTCCTGCCCTATCCCAGTTCTCATTGGATTCATCTGTCCTAAGGTTCCGTAACCTGATGCCTGGCTTAAGTGCCTCAGATAAAATTAGATCAGCATATGCAAAAGGTCACCTGAGTCTGGATCTAATGTTACCCTTTTCCAAGCAATAATTCCAGTCTAATTTATTAGGTGAGAAAAGTAGGGGCCCAAAGCAGGGCAGCAACCAAGGGAGGGGgaaatcaaccaaccaaccaagccCAAGGATATGGTCTGGGGCCCATCTCCCTGCTTACCTGCATGAGCACCTTGAGTCTGTCCAGGGGAGCAGTGCAGGTTCTGGATACAGCCCCCGCCCCACCTCCTGCCACAAGGTGTCTCCACCACATGCCCGTCTGCCTTTCCTCCACTGTGAACTCATCGGGGACCGTCAGGTTCTCACCCACATCAAAGATCTGTGACAAAGACCAACAAAGGTAAAACCATCTGACTTGGGAGCAGACCCCTGATACTTTCAGGAAAGCTCTGGCAGGCTGACTGGATCCATATCCTTCTACCCTGTGTCTCAGGGACCAATCAGATGGTGAGAATGCCAAGCTTCTGGGTAGGAGCTGACTGAGGCCCCTCCCCTTCACTGTGTAAAGATGGGCCAAGCTCTTTTCTATCTGTGGCCTTCAAGAGGCCCAGGTACAGAATCTGAGAGCAGGGTGATATTACCTATAGTTACAAAACCACCTGACAGCCTTTCAAATCGCACCAGGGAGTCCCTGCAGGAACAGCTTAGAGAGGTATTTCGGCTGAGGATCGGTGGCTGTGCTGAAGGGATCAAGTCGGGGGGAAAAGTCCTCTGAAACCTGATGTGTAACCGGATCATACTGGCAGAATGTTATGCAAGTCCTAAGCAAACGGGTCAGGGCTGCGGTGCCTGtgtaacactctcccttctgggCGGCCTCCTGACTAGTCCACTGCCTCCTCTGGCCCCAGGGCTGCCATCCAGAGCCAAGGGCCAGCTCCTACCCCTGGAAAAGGCCACTGAATTTCACCCAACAAAGATGCCAGGTGTCCCGAGGATGAGGTCTTGGCCCAAGCACTGCAGAGACAGATGAGGACGAGCCCTCTGGCCTTGCCTCCCAGAACTGGTAGCCCAGGGTGGATGAGACAGACACACAGCTGACTGTAAATCGAGGAGGGATCAAGGACCAGCAGAGAGGGACGGGCCAGGACAATGGAAGAGGTTCCTAGGCACGGAGGTCAATGTGGCCATAGGTCTGTATTCTGAACATGGAATGACAGCTCTGACATGGGGTGAAAGTGCAGTATGGGTGTCACTGCGAGGATGTATTCTTTTGCCAgataaatgacaacaaaaaatggGTTAGTGGGGGGAGAAACCTAATGCTCTACGTATCTGTCACTGCAGAGTGTCTGTTCCTGTTCCAAGTCCTGGTCCCCAGGAGGAAGGCTCACACTGGCTTGGGGAGGGACAAGAAGTGTCACTGGGGAGGGGTATTTGAAATGGACCTGGGAAAACAGGTAGCACGTGGGGACGAGAGGGCATTCTTGGCAAAGGgaaccttgggggtggggaatGCTCTGGCAGTTCAAGTTGGCCAGCGTGTGGGAAACAGAGGGTGTGGCGGGAGCAATGGATGGCTCTACAGGGCTGGCAGAGGGGACTGCTGCTGGCTGAAGGGACCCTGCGAACAGATGATGGGGAAACTGCAATTAGGCACTACGAGTAGGGGCCTCACCGTGGAATGTTTCCAGTACAGGATGATCTCGGGGATGTTTTCAACAGGGTGCAGAAGGTGGTAGTCTCTCCACTCGTTCCAGTCAATGGTCATCGTGCCATTTTTATCCATGCTGCAAGACAAATGCACAGCCACCCATGTCAACATGCCAGGGTGCCCTTGGCCAACACCCCCATTTGTCAGCTACATTTCCCATCTCCAGGCAAGCCAAGGAGGCAGTGCCCCTCCTGCCCCGATGAGAGAAGGCCAGGTGGCTCCACTCCCCACTTTGCACAAAAATGGTAAGATGATGGCCCACAGGAACCCCATTTTGGTCAGGAGGGAGGCAGTTGCCAGGGTGACACGAATACTTACTAGGTGACAGGGCCCCAGAAATGGCCCGTTCGTATTCtgacagacagacaaagaaggaTGCAGAGGAGAGAGGAAAAACAACACAAATAAGTGCTTGGAGCAGATGTTAGTGAGGCAAGCACACACCCAAAGACACCAGGTACAGCACAGCATGGGGACACACTCCCTCCACAGTGACCTGACCCCGGGGAGCCGAACAAGGGGCACTAGGGCCTCAGGATGTGGGAAAGGCTTAGTTGGGAGAGAAACTACCTCTTAGGGCTATTCCATATGATTCCCAGGCACAATAGCTCTACAACCCCAAAGGGCCCAGCTCACCTGGGGCACTTAAGCCAGGCATCAGGGCAACACACTGGATTACGGCGTTAAAACAAAGTTACCAGCTTTATGGAAGAAATTCACTTTAAATCGAGTGCCATAAGGTGAGCCCCCTTGGTCTCCTTTCACCTACTTGAAATCCCCCCAACTAGTTTCTTCTCTTCATGGGTCACTGGAGAATGGGCACAATGCCAGGTGAGTTGTGAGTCTTCAAATGAGAGCTGAGCTACAGGTCTGGGGAGGGGTTACTTATTCATCCTTGCAATGAGAAGGCAAAGTTCAGAGAAACAAGGTTGACACAATGAATGGCACCAAGAGTTAGTCCAGGAATCTTTTCATCACACTTTTGTTAAACCAAATAGGGGCTGGCTAAACACTCACCTCTTGAGAATTTTTTCTGCCTGCTGCTCAGATATCTTGACGCCCAGGTCCCGCAGAGACTGCATGATTTCCTGAGCGTCGATGCGTCCTGCAACAACAAAGGCAGGGAGTGAGAAGCAGGTCACACCAAGTCCCAAGACCGAGTTAGCTGGTGGCTCTGGAAGGCAATGCTTACCATCATTCTTTTTGTCCAAACTCTTAAACaccagcctcagtttcttctcatgATCTTGGAGATAATGGACAAACTCTTCAAAGTCTAGCTGCCCATCAAGGTCCTTATCTCCAGCTTGTACAATTTTCTATAAAACAAAAGTAAGGTTCTGTCCTTTAGCTCACGCACCAGCCTTTCCTTGTCCCTCGTACGTCCCTGTCCCAAGGAAACAACAGTGCCAAGCCATGAACAGAGGTGGCCTCGATAACACAAGATGCTTCTTCTGCTCTGATCCCGAAGCTACCAGGGCATCTACCCACATCCCAGAGCCACCACTTACATCTTTAAGTGCTGGCCAGAATGCAAAGCAAGAGCCTACCTGGCTTCCCTCACAAGcatagagaaagaggaagaccctgggaGGAGCCCTCAGACAAAAGCCAACACTGGAGGACTTGGCGCCTTCTCAGGACAAGTGTCCTGAAGACCAGCTTGGTGCTCAGCCAGGGTCAGCTGCCTGGCCCCTCCACAGAGCTGTCCCTGGCAACAGGCCTCAACCTTACATGTTCCTGCTCAAATGTGGGAGGACAGCAGAACTCCAGATTCTATCAGGAACTCTGCAGCTTACTCTTTTTATCCTTAAAAGTGGCATTCGCCCACAGGAAATCTAGTGGCCAGAGTGAAGGTATAGGGCAGAGCTGACCCCTGCCAACGCCTGCTTGGCAGAAACTCTCCCAGGGAGAAGGTATGTGAGCCAGGGAAACTATCCCTGGGCATGTGCTTGATGGCACTGCCAGTCCTGAATCTTAGGGATGTGGGTGATATAACCAACATCAGCTCTCTCAACCCAGCTCTTAAAAGCAGGGTACCTCTCTTTAGTAATAGCTCAGTGACCTTTAAGAGGCCCTGTTCTTTGGTCTCCTGGGAGGTGAGCTTTGCTCAGCAGCTGCAACCCGTTTTGGATGCTCAGCAACTGGAATTTCTCTACAAAAGAGTG
This DNA window, taken from Loxodonta africana isolate mLoxAfr1 chromosome 9, mLoxAfr1.hap2, whole genome shotgun sequence, encodes the following:
- the SLC25A25 gene encoding mitochondrial adenyl nucleotide antiporter SLC25A25 isoform X1, with product MVSSVLCRCVASPPPDAAAAASSSASSPASTGDPCGGAVCGGPDHRLRLWSLFQTLDVNRDGGLCVNDLAVGLPRLGLHRTEGELRKIVQAGDKDLDGQLDFEEFVHYLQDHEKKLRLVFKSLDKKNDGRIDAQEIMQSLRDLGVKISEQQAEKILKSMDKNGTMTIDWNEWRDYHLLHPVENIPEIILYWKHSTIFDVGENLTVPDEFTVEERQTGMWWRHLVAGGGAGAVSRTCTAPLDRLKVLMQVHASRTNNMCIIGGFTQMIREGGVRSLWRGNGINVLKIAPESAIKFMAYEQIKRLVGSDQETLRIHERLVAGSLAGAIAQSSIYPMEVLKTRMALRKTGQYSGMLDCARKILAKEGIAAFYKGYVPNMLGIIPYAGIDLAVYETLKNAWLQRYAVNSADPGVFVLLACGTMSSTCGQLASYPLALVRTRMQAQASIEGAPEVTMSSLFKQILRTEGAFGLYRGLAPNFMKVIPAVSISYVVYENLKITLGVQSR
- the SLC25A25 gene encoding mitochondrial adenyl nucleotide antiporter SLC25A25 isoform X4 produces the protein MVVIKIVQAGDKDLDGQLDFEEFVHYLQDHEKKLRLVFKSLDKKNDGRIDAQEIMQSLRDLGVKISEQQAEKILKSMDKNGTMTIDWNEWRDYHLLHPVENIPEIILYWKHSTIFDVGENLTVPDEFTVEERQTGMWWRHLVAGGGAGAVSRTCTAPLDRLKVLMQVHASRTNNMCIIGGFTQMIREGGVRSLWRGNGINVLKIAPESAIKFMAYEQIKRLVGSDQETLRIHERLVAGSLAGAIAQSSIYPMEVLKTRMALRKTGQYSGMLDCARKILAKEGIAAFYKGYVPNMLGIIPYAGIDLAVYETLKNAWLQRYAVNSADPGVFVLLACGTMSSTCGQLASYPLALVRTRMQAQASIEGAPEVTMSSLFKQILRTEGAFGLYRGLAPNFMKVIPAVSISYVVYENLKITLGVQSR
- the SLC25A25 gene encoding mitochondrial adenyl nucleotide antiporter SLC25A25 isoform X2 — encoded protein: MKSSKPGCLRIWTWKGHWPSRAGLPPNIELIPPVAPLADGHPAHSIVDLMVVIKIVQAGDKDLDGQLDFEEFVHYLQDHEKKLRLVFKSLDKKNDGRIDAQEIMQSLRDLGVKISEQQAEKILKSMDKNGTMTIDWNEWRDYHLLHPVENIPEIILYWKHSTIFDVGENLTVPDEFTVEERQTGMWWRHLVAGGGAGAVSRTCTAPLDRLKVLMQVHASRTNNMCIIGGFTQMIREGGVRSLWRGNGINVLKIAPESAIKFMAYEQIKRLVGSDQETLRIHERLVAGSLAGAIAQSSIYPMEVLKTRMALRKTGQYSGMLDCARKILAKEGIAAFYKGYVPNMLGIIPYAGIDLAVYETLKNAWLQRYAVNSADPGVFVLLACGTMSSTCGQLASYPLALVRTRMQAQASIEGAPEVTMSSLFKQILRTEGAFGLYRGLAPNFMKVIPAVSISYVVYENLKITLGVQSR
- the SLC25A25 gene encoding mitochondrial adenyl nucleotide antiporter SLC25A25 isoform X5; translated protein: MQSLRDLGVKISEQQAEKILKSMDKNGTMTIDWNEWRDYHLLHPVENIPEIILYWKHSTIFDVGENLTVPDEFTVEERQTGMWWRHLVAGGGAGAVSRTCTAPLDRLKVLMQVHASRTNNMCIIGGFTQMIREGGVRSLWRGNGINVLKIAPESAIKFMAYEQIKRLVGSDQETLRIHERLVAGSLAGAIAQSSIYPMEVLKTRMALRKTGQYSGMLDCARKILAKEGIAAFYKGYVPNMLGIIPYAGIDLAVYETLKNAWLQRYAVNSADPGVFVLLACGTMSSTCGQLASYPLALVRTRMQAQASIEGAPEVTMSSLFKQILRTEGAFGLYRGLAPNFMKVIPAVSISYVVYENLKITLGVQSR
- the SLC25A25 gene encoding mitochondrial adenyl nucleotide antiporter SLC25A25 isoform X3 — encoded protein: MLCLCLYVPLTGEAQTEFQYFESKGLPAELKSIFKLSAFIPSQEFSTYRQWKQKIVQAGDKDLDGQLDFEEFVHYLQDHEKKLRLVFKSLDKKNDGRIDAQEIMQSLRDLGVKISEQQAEKILKSMDKNGTMTIDWNEWRDYHLLHPVENIPEIILYWKHSTIFDVGENLTVPDEFTVEERQTGMWWRHLVAGGGAGAVSRTCTAPLDRLKVLMQVHASRTNNMCIIGGFTQMIREGGVRSLWRGNGINVLKIAPESAIKFMAYEQIKRLVGSDQETLRIHERLVAGSLAGAIAQSSIYPMEVLKTRMALRKTGQYSGMLDCARKILAKEGIAAFYKGYVPNMLGIIPYAGIDLAVYETLKNAWLQRYAVNSADPGVFVLLACGTMSSTCGQLASYPLALVRTRMQAQASIEGAPEVTMSSLFKQILRTEGAFGLYRGLAPNFMKVIPAVSISYVVYENLKITLGVQSR